The Agreia sp. COWG nucleotide sequence CTCGCGGAGTCGTTGTGCGCACCGCCGACTACGCCGACGAGGCCTCGCTTCGTGCGGCGCTCGCCGGGGTCGACGTTCTTCTGCTCGTCTCGAGCAGCGAGGTCGGCCAACGTGTCGCCCAGCACGCCAATGTGATCGAGGCCGCCAAGACGACGGGCGTCTCCCGCATCGCCTACACGAGCGTTCTGCGCGCCGACACGTCCGAGCTCGTGCTGGCGCCAGAGCACAAGGCGACCGAGGAGCTGCTTCGGGCATCCGGCATCGCGTTCACGCTGCTGCGCAACGGGTGGTACATCGAGAACTACCTCGGTCAGATCGAGCAGCAGAAGGCCGCCGGCGAGATCGTCGGAGCGGCGGGCGACCAGCCCATCTCTGCCGCGACGCGGGCCGACTTCGCCGCCGCGGCTGTCGCGACTCTCGTCGGCGAGGGTCACGAGAATGCGATCTACGAGCTCGGCGGCACCCCGTTCACGATGTCCGACGTCGCGGCCGCGCTCTCGCAGGCCACCGGAACGAACATCGTCTACCGCGATGTGACGCCCGACGAGCTGGCCGCCGGACTGCAGGCCGTCGGCCTCGACGCCGGTACGGCCGGATTCGTGGCCGCGCTCGACGTCGCCTCGAAGCGTGGAGACCTCTACACCGAGTCGCGCGACCTCGAGACGCTGATCGGACGCCCGAGCACCCCTCTCGCCGAGGCCGTCGCCGCCGCCGTCTGACCCGCGATCCGGCACTCCGCCCCCGCCCCCACTGACGCCCGTCAAGTGGGGGCGGGGGCGTCTTTCTTGCAACTAGGCTCGTATTTTGACAAACACTCCATGATCGACGACACCAAACGTGCAGGCTGCATGTGGGTGGCGCTCAGTCAACTGGGAGAAACTGGCTCGGGCTGCCGCGAGCCCCAGGCCACGAACACAATTCGATAGGACAACCCGTTGGACGGAAACGCAACGACGACTCACCGCAATGTCGCCCTTCTGTCGGTCGCCACCACCATGGCCACCCGCATCACGACATCGGAAGAGATCGATCGTCGCCTCGCCCCCGCGCTGAAGCGTCTCAAGTTGCCCACGGGCCTTCTTCAGCGCGTAGCGGGAGTGCAC carries:
- a CDS encoding SDR family oxidoreductase, with the translated sequence MTTYAVTGASGQFGRIAVTDLIEAGIAPGDIVALVRTPEKIADLAARGVVVRTADYADEASLRAALAGVDVLLLVSSSEVGQRVAQHANVIEAAKTTGVSRIAYTSVLRADTSELVLAPEHKATEELLRASGIAFTLLRNGWYIENYLGQIEQQKAAGEIVGAAGDQPISAATRADFAAAAVATLVGEGHENAIYELGGTPFTMSDVAAALSQATGTNIVYRDVTPDELAAGLQAVGLDAGTAGFVAALDVASKRGDLYTESRDLETLIGRPSTPLAEAVAAAV